From the genome of Gallus gallus isolate bGalGal1 chromosome 4, bGalGal1.mat.broiler.GRCg7b, whole genome shotgun sequence:
CACGGAGTTGTACTAACTATCATAGCTTATGCTGTTCTAGAGCAGGACTGGAAGCGCTACTGGGAGGTAGGGTTATGCCAGTGGGAAATGTCTTCATGATGGCTGCAGGTAGTCACGACCGTCACTTCTacctggagaaaaataaacacagagatACGGATGGATGAACACCACAAGTAAGAGGACAGATCAGATGAACCACCCCTACCAGAGCCATGGCAGTGGGGAGGCAAGTATCTGCCTTTGATGTACAACTCAGGAATACtcatttttaaatggattttctCATCAGGTTGAAGTCCCTAATGAGTCACATTTTGAGCTCATCAAGGCTCAAGATCTCCACCCCCATGGAGGGCCCTGCCCCTCACAGCCGAGGCTGCCTGCACCCCATGAGTACCTGGGGAATACTTGGCTTTTGCACAGTTGATGACTGGATGCTTCAGGGGTGTAACAATGCCCTGGTCGGGTTTCTGGAAAGCTGAAATGAGGTTGTGCATTTTCCGGAAGAGCCGCCGGTGAACCCCAGGTGCCGTCTGTGAATTCAAAGGTGAGAGGTGAGGGGAGGCCAGGCAGTCAGTGCCCTGGTGCTGAGTCCTTGTCCTCAGAAAGGCAGCCACGTGTCGGTATGGAGCCAGCCCTTCCCTCAGCCCCTCCATGTGTGAGCCTACAACAAGGTATGAGCCATTCCTGCTCTCCTTCATCCAAGTATGATTCCAACATTGCCTCAACAAATGAAACTCGGAGCCTGTGGTTCTTGCTAAGCACATTCTCAAGTGGTCTTTTGCTATTTATGGCCCCGAGTCAAGGCAGCCTGCAGTGCGCCTGGGAAACACCAGTAAGATGACCATGAGAGCTGCTTGGCACTGACCATCCACCTCACACCACTAATCCCAGGCACAGATACTGCCCAATTGCAAGCCTTCCTTCAAGCCTTCAGTGCTTTTCAGTGTGTTCACTGAGCATTCCCACCTATCTTTTTGGTGCAAAGGAAGCAGTCAGACATTACCTAGTTTAtcaaaaatgggattttttcaatttttttatgCTAGCATCTTTGCAAATTATTTGCTAAATCCTGCCTCCACTGCTATATGCCAGAGGCTTCCATTAGAAGGGATTTGACcagcactgttttcatttccctGCCTTGTTCCTAAAGGATGGATGTGATCTAGGATTGCCCACACACTACATCCCAGagtagaaagcagaaagcaaatctcCAGCATCAGCTTTGACGACACATCCCGTGGGGACAAGAAAGAGGGCAAAATGTAGGCTCCTGTTCTTAGCAGTTGAGTCCAGCATGGTCTCAGCGCTGTTTACACTAAGATTTCCTGTTGTGTAAAGGAAGAGTTATTGTCATGACTAGCACTTCCTCTACACAGGTTTTACTGAGAGTCTTGAGCCCTCAGAATGCCTGCTCTGTGAAATACAGATGAAGTTTGCCTAAACACAACCAGGAAAAGCCCATGCACAGGAATCCAATGGAAACCATGGAGGAGCAGTAGGAGGCCCATTCAGCACTGGACACTGTAGATGTTGCTGTTATCAGGGCCAAAGCATGCTGCGGCCTCACTCGGCGCGCCCCTGACAGGTAGATGCCCCAGGGgttccagcactgctccaggccccagtgctgccccaggcCCTCTTGCCAGGCAGCGCAAATCTTCAGGGTGTTCCTTGTGCAGTACAGGAGTGAGTTCTTCCTCAGCACCTCTCTCAGGGCTGAGGCAGATAGTAATTTAGTCTGCAGCAATGTGCATGTTTTATCTCTTGACCTGATTCCAAGTAGCACCAGGACTCACTCCTGTCTTCCAGAGCACTGCAACCACTTCTGTTAGCACAGTAACCAAGAAATTATGCCTGTCTAGCAATTATTTAATGTCTGTAAATCAGGCTTAATGTGCaaacagaaatataattataaaataatatggAGATTACATCCAAAGAACAAGATCTtcataaaagaaacaaaggttATCACCTAGATTCCATCAATCTAAATTGTCATCTGTATTGCAAATAGTGTTACGCTATGCCTGAATTACTGGTTTCTTATCAACCGAGTGAAAATACACTTTGTAACAAGTTTCTGAAGAGAAACCAAGTTTACAACACTGTACATTGAAAAGTGTTTACTTAAATATTCTAGTGTTAATGATATGTGAGATGGAAAGGAACTGAATACTGATTGCGCTTGTCAAATTAtaaaaacataatattttttgCCATTGAAAATGATGCAAAATAATGCACTAATGCATTATGCAACAGCTGAAATGTAACAGGGAATTAATTTATGAGTTCAAGATTGTCAGAAGTGGCACCAAGACATCTTTGTGATGGGTTCACTCAACATCGATTACCTTCAATGAAAATCAGACTTTGCAGAAGCATGAATAATTtgaatatatttcattaaatcAATACCAACACCATACAGGATACCGAAgttttcagaaaagagaagcacACACCTCAGCACTCCAGGACCCAGATTCTGTCTTGGATACTCGGTAGGTATAAACGTAACCCTGATGcctgtggaaggaaaaaaagccaacagatatttattcttcatttctacTGCCAGGTTTCACTTTGTTACAGGGGAGTCAGTTCATCTGCTAACCCCTCCTTAACAATAAATTCACCCATAAACATTCAAGGCCAATACAAAACTGGGACTCAGACCAGAGGCAGCCTTTAACAAACTAGGTTTTTTTGGATGAGGGGACTGGTCTGACTCAGATCTAGTCTGGCAATGTTCTGTT
Proteins encoded in this window:
- the SH2D1A gene encoding SH2 domain-containing protein 1A, which translates into the protein MEALPIYHGGITREAGEKLLLAAGADGSYLLRDSESIPGVYCLCVLHQGYVYTYRVSKTESGSWSAETAPGVHRRLFRKMHNLISAFQKPDQGIVTPLKHPVINCAKAKYSPGRSDGRDYLQPS